ATAAATACTTAATTATTATACTAATTTTTGAATAAAGAAAAACAATTATGTAACTCTATGTACAATATCTAACTCTATGTATAGTATTTAGAAACTTAATTACACTTTTATGTGTTAGTATTAGTATCAAAAGGAGAATAATTATGAATCACATACCAGAATATATTTTTGCAATCTCTACAAGTGTTCTTCTAATCGGATCACTGTTTGTTTTTCATAGATTTTGAGCAAAAACCACAAAAACTATTTGAGTGAGATTAGTTATTTTTGCTTGAATATTAGCATCACAAATTTGATTTTATGTTCACGAACAAATATTCAATAGTTCAATACCCGAAACTTTCATGTACTGAGAGTTATGCAATATTGTTACTTGATCAACATTGTTTTTAATGATCATGCCTTCTAAATTTCAAGTAGACATTTTTATGCCTTTGGCAATTATTGGTCCACTTTTAACAATAGTTGTTCCGACTGAAGAATCAACAGCGTTTGGATTTAACACTTTCAGATACTATAACTATTATTTCGGTCATCTTGGTGCTTTATTTGGATACTTATATATCTACTTATTCGATTACACAGGAGCAAGGTTAAATTGACAATCAATGCGAAGAACAACAATTTTTTCATTTGGATTGCTAACATTTGTTATGGTTTGAAACATGGCTTATTTACCAGAAACATCAAACCCCTTAAAACCATTGCCTGAAGAAGCTGATTTAGCATCATATTGAGGCCCTAATTATATTTACAGAGACATTATTTATAATTTGGGTTTAGGAAATTTAAGTTTAATAACTCAATACTTACTAATGATTTTTATTTTTGGACCAATGGTATTAATTTGAGGTTGAACTGCAATGTTCTTCGCAAGACCCATTTATGCAAATCATGGAACGGAAAAATTAAAATTCAATATTAAAGAAGATATTTTAAGCATCAAAACAACATTTACTAAAGATAATTTTAAAATGATTGCAGAAATAATTAAACAAAAAATTAGACCTTAAATTTAAGGTCTACTTTTTTTATTATTTATTATCCATAAATTTAGAAACTAGTTCAAGAACTTGTTCTTCTGTTTCTAATTGTAAAGCTTGTTCTGCTAAATTAGCAGTTTCTTTAGAATCTAATTTTGAAATAATAGATCTTGCTCTTAACATTGAAGTCGCTGACATCGAAAATGCATCTAATCCTAATCCTAATAATAAAGGAATAGCATTAGCATCTCCCGCCATTTCTCCACACATTCCAACTCAACGGTTTTGAGTATGTGCTCCGTCAATTGTCATTTTAATTAATCTTAAAATTGAAGGATTAGTTGGTTGATATAAATAAGTTACGTTTTCACTCATACGATCAGCTGCCATTGAGTATTGAATTAAGTCATTAGTTCCTATTGAGAAGAAATCTGCATATTTAGCAAATTTATCAGCATTAACCGCTGCTGAGGGAATTTCAACCATCATTCCGATTTGAACACCTTTATCATATTTAATATTTTCTTTATCCAGTTCTGCTTTGCATTCTTCAACAAAAGCTTTAGCTTTTTTAAATTCATCAATAGTAGCAATCATTGGAAACATAATTCCTAATTTCCCAAAGGCTGAAGCACGTAATAAAGCGCGGATTTGATCACGGAAAATATCTTTTCTATTTAGTGTAAATCTAATTGCACGATATCCTAAAAATGGATTCATTTCGTGAGGAAATTCGAAGTAAGATAATTTTTTATCTCCTCCAATATCCAAAGTACGTATAACAACAATTTTTCCATTCATTTGCTCAACAACTTTTTTATAAGATACAAATTGTTCTTCTTCAGTTGGAAAATGATCATTGTCCATGTATAAAAATTCTGAACGGAATAATCCAACACCTTCAGCTCCGTTATCAAGCACAGAATCAATATCATTTGGTGAACCAATATTAGCTTCAATTAATTTGGATTGTCCATCTTTACTTTTAGTTGGTTGATCTTTGAAATTTTTTAATTCAGCAATTAATTTTGCGAATTCAACAGCTTTATTGTTATATTCTTTAATTTCTGAATCGTTTAAATTAAATTCAACAGTTCCTTCTGTTC
The sequence above is drawn from the Williamsoniiplasma somnilux genome and encodes:
- a CDS encoding YwaF family protein, with amino-acid sequence MNHIPEYIFAISTSVLLIGSLFVFHRFWAKTTKTIWVRLVIFAWILASQIWFYVHEQIFNSSIPETFMYWELCNIVTWSTLFLMIMPSKFQVDIFMPLAIIGPLLTIVVPTEESTAFGFNTFRYYNYYFGHLGALFGYLYIYLFDYTGARLNWQSMRRTTIFSFGLLTFVMVWNMAYLPETSNPLKPLPEEADLASYWGPNYIYRDIIYNLGLGNLSLITQYLLMIFIFGPMVLIWGWTAMFFARPIYANHGTEKLKFNIKEDILSIKTTFTKDNFKMIAEIIKQKIRP
- the ptsP gene encoding phosphoenolpyruvate--protein phosphotransferase, which gives rise to MSKKINGIGASEGIALAKTLVLIEEEIKISKQTITDTNKEILKLEKAIEESIGELESLRENTLKKLGEEKSAIFEAHKDIANDPQIKAEIEEMINGEKINAEFATQAITNNYFEMFSQMDDHYFKERSADIKDVASRIIKHIVGAKIIDLSTIKDEVIIVAEDLTPSQTAQLDKKFVKGFATNIGGRTSHAAIMARSLEIPAVLGLKTITKDIKDGELLALDGTEGTVEFNLNDSEIKEYNNKAVEFAKLIAELKNFKDQPTKSKDGQSKLIEANIGSPNDIDSVLDNGAEGVGLFRSEFLYMDNDHFPTEEEQFVSYKKVVEQMNGKIVVIRTLDIGGDKKLSYFEFPHEMNPFLGYRAIRFTLNRKDIFRDQIRALLRASAFGKLGIMFPMIATIDEFKKAKAFVEECKAELDKENIKYDKGVQIGMMVEIPSAAVNADKFAKYADFFSIGTNDLIQYSMAADRMSENVTYLYQPTNPSILRLIKMTIDGAHTQNRWVGMCGEMAGDANAIPLLLGLGLDAFSMSATSMLRARSIISKLDSKETANLAEQALQLETEEQVLELVSKFMDNK